The following coding sequences are from one Delphinus delphis chromosome 19, mDelDel1.2, whole genome shotgun sequence window:
- the SCIMP gene encoding SLP adapter and CSK-interacting membrane protein produces the protein MAMDWWRDNFWIILAVAIIVVCVGLSIFLFCVCRCLFRQGKKLEIAKPLKQKQRDEETMYENVTNQFSVQLPPLPPRGVLSPEVASPQETPSRPPAAYASVPKVRNKKTMAVPSYIEPEDDYDDVDNPAHMENHHLETTASSF, from the exons ATGGCAATGGATTGGTGGAGGGACAATTTCTGGATCATCTTGGCTGTGGCCATCATCGTTGTCTGCGTGGGCCTGAGCATCTTCCTGTTCTGTGTCTGTAGGTGTCTGTTTAGACAAG GCAAGAAACTCGAAATTGCCAAGCCCTtgaaacaaaagcagagagaTGAAGAAACGATGTATGA gAATGTTACCAATCAATTCTCAGTTCAAttaccccctctgccacccagggGTGTGCTTTCTCCAGAAGTTGCCT CCCCACAGGAAACCCCAAGTCGGCCACCAGCTGCATACGCATCAGTACCTAAAGTTAGAAATAAGAAGACAATGGCCGTCCCAAGCTATATTGAGCCTGAAGATGACTATGATGATGTTGATAACCCTGCACATATGGAAAACCATCATCTTGAAACAACCGCTTCTTCTTTTTGA